AAACTGATCGTGGCGCAAGAAAAACTCACCAAACTTGAGTCAGAAAATATTCCATCTGATGCGGACAGTAATGACTCGAACGTCGAGAAAAAAAGCACGCAAATTTCGACCGCTGAATCGGATTTAGCCGTAAAGGTCAAAAAGCAAAAAATCGCAGCAGCATTGGCAAAAGCGCAAATTAATAAATTAACCAAACGCTTGGAAAACACGCCTGAAGACGCGGACAGTATCCAACAAGAAATAGCAGCAACGCGTCAAAAACAGCACGACGCCGAAGCCTTGTTAGCGCAACTCACCCATTCGCAAGATAATACGCAAGAGAATCGTTAGATGGCATTATTGAGGATTACTTCACCCCACACTCAACGTGGAGGACATCGCACATCTTGGGTGATGCAGATGGTTATTTTAGCGACCATTCCTGGCATTGTCGTACAATCTTGGCTATTTGGCTGGGGCACGCTAATTAACCTTGTGATTGCGTGCATCACCGCATTATTGAGTGAAGCGGCGATTTTAGCTATTCGCCGTCGCTCTGTGGGCTTTTTCTTAAAAGATTACAGCGCGCTGTTAACCGCTGTGCTACTAGGAGTCGCGCTGCCACCAAGTGTACCTTGGTGGGTAACAGTAACCGCGGTTAGTTTCGCCATCATCTTTGCCAAGCAATTATACGGTGGTTTGGGAAATAACCCATTCAACCCAGCTATGGTTGGCTATGCCATTGTGCTGGTGTCTTTTCCCGTCCCCATGAGCCAATGGCTCGGCGCACAAGACATTGTCGCTTCGGGCAATACACTGTCTTTCTTACAAAGCTTACACGCTATTTTTAATCATCTTCCAACGATCGACGCCTATACCATGGCGACCCCGTTAGACGGTTTTAAACACAAAGATTTATTAGACAGCCAAACCGCATTTAGTACCATTCCAGCATTGCAAGCGGCCAGTATCAATAGCTGGTTATGGGTGAACCTTGCCTACTTATTCGGTGGTTTGGCTTTGCTTTGGTTGCGTATTATTACTTGGCACACTCCGGTGGCGCTGCTCAGCGCACTGTTTATTATGGCTGGCGTCTTTCATATCTTTGACCTAAGTAATACAGCAACACCTCTGTTCCATCTCACCACGGGTGCGGCCATGTTTGGGGCTTTCTTTATTGCCACCGATCCCGTGTCTTCTTGCACCAGTAACCGTGGCAAGCTGATATATGGCGCCGGTATTGGTATTTTGATTTACATTATTCGCTCTTGGGGTGGTTATCCTGACGGCGTGGCTTTTGGTGTTTTGCTAATGAATTTTGCCGCTCCTCTGATTGATTACTACACTCAACCCAGAACTTACGGCCATAAAAAAGCCAAAACGGGTCTTAAAATAGGGGAAGATAACTAATGGAATTATTTGCCTCCATTCGCCGTAACAGTCTTGGCTTGGGCATTTTTGCTGTCTTAACCGCTGGCCTAATTGCGATAACCCACCAG
This genomic stretch from Marinomonas primoryensis harbors:
- the rsxD gene encoding electron transport complex subunit RsxD; the encoded protein is MALLRITSPHTQRGGHRTSWVMQMVILATIPGIVVQSWLFGWGTLINLVIACITALLSEAAILAIRRRSVGFFLKDYSALLTAVLLGVALPPSVPWWVTVTAVSFAIIFAKQLYGGLGNNPFNPAMVGYAIVLVSFPVPMSQWLGAQDIVASGNTLSFLQSLHAIFNHLPTIDAYTMATPLDGFKHKDLLDSQTAFSTIPALQAASINSWLWVNLAYLFGGLALLWLRIITWHTPVALLSALFIMAGVFHIFDLSNTATPLFHLTTGAAMFGAFFIATDPVSSCTSNRGKLIYGAGIGILIYIIRSWGGYPDGVAFGVLLMNFAAPLIDYYTQPRTYGHKKAKTGLKIGEDN